The genome window TGGCCTCATCCGCAGTGGTGTCGGCCGAGATGTTGAAGATTGTGGCCTGCATTTTTCTCATCTTCAGGGACCATAGTAAGTGCTACCGTCCCTTGCTCTCCAGCCCCGGTGGATGTCATTCTGCCTTGTGGCCCATCATGTCTCAGAGCTTTCCCTGTAAGCCTCAGATTGCTCTTTTCATTTCAGGGATAATGCATTCAATGACCATAGCAGCtgattacaaggttgttgcgcTGTTCTGTTTGTCTCCAGGGAgggttctgtttgtttgtggtaTTTGAAATAACTTAGTGTAAATGTTGTCTCCATTAACATCATCAGACTAcaacagagatagatagagatatgaCATGATATGACCGTGATGTTAGTTTTCAGGTTTTGTCAAACAGTTTCTGCTGATTACTCCAGATCTcaacttgtttttgtttgtttgtttgtttatttggttttgtttgttctCTAGCATTTAGCTGGAGGGCTTTGAATCATGTATTGAGGGAGGAGATTGTGAACAAGCCCAAGGAAACCCTCAAGCTCGCAATTCCATCTGGCATCTACACATTTCAGAATAACTTGCTCTACGTCGCCCTCTCCAACCTGGATGCTGCCACTTACCAGGTAAACAAACTACAGGTATATGTATGTTATTTGTCTTCATAAGTCATTATACTTGTAGGATGCTTTTCTGTGGGAtacaaattacatttatacCAATCAGTACATTGTGAGAGTGGTACACATCTTGgagagtggcacacacacacacacacacacacacacacattcacacacatatattgttTGTGTACCAGGTAACCTATCAACTGAAGATCTTGACCACAGCGCTGTTCTCCATGTCCATGCTAGGGAAGAGACTGGGGATCTACCAATGGCTTTCTCTGCTCGTTCTAATGGCTGGGATTGCTCTTGTCCAGGTAAATGTCAATAATGTGCAACTGTTTAACCTGAATTATGATGCATTAGTTATGATACATTTTCCCAGAGATTTCTATACGAATTGTGATTGTGGTGTGTaattaagggtgtgtgtgtgtgtgtgtgtgtgtgtgtgtgtgtgtctgtgtgtctgtgtgtctgtgtgtgtacatatacatCCTGTTACTTATCCAGTGGCCAGCAGAGGCACCAGGAACTCCCGAGCAAACAGAGGCCTCGTCCAGCTCCCAGCTGGTTGGTGTGCTGGCTGTTCTGGCAGCGTGTTGCTCCAGTGGCTTTGCTggtgtttactttgagaagatTCTCAAGGAGACCACACAAAGTGTATGGGTCCGGAACATCCAGTTAGGTTAGTCATTGACATTTACTTTTAATTAAGTGTCCTGTCTAAAGCAACTTAGTTATACTTTGAACAAAACAcagtcaaccccccccccccccccccccccccccacacacacacacacacacacacacacacacattgggaaTAAATGTTTCTTTGAATATACTCTTTTCAGGTTGTATTCTTAATAACTTACTACAGTTCACTACAGTACATTCAtgttgtgtttctctctctctctctctctctctctctctctctctctctctctctctctctctctctctctctgtcacacacacacacacacacacactaggaacATGTTCTCAACATCCATTCATATCTGTGTCTATTCTATTATGTCTATTCAGGTTTATCCGGGCTCATCTTTGGTCTGGTGGTCATGTTTGTTCACGATGGAGAGGCTGTCAGAGAGTCCAGTATGTTCCGGGGATACAACAGACTCACTTGGACAGTTGTTTTGTTACAGGTGTGTCATTTGGCTGTTTCATTATATTTAAAGAGAATTTCATCATCATGTGTTACTGCAATCTTCGATTCTTTTTTCTCTATTGACAGGCTTTTGGCGGTTTGGTCATTGCAACTGTAATCAAATATGCAGACAACATTTTGAAGAGCTTTGCCGCACCGTTCTCAATCATTTTGTCCTGTATCATTTCTTACCTCTGGCTAGCGGACTTTGATCCTACCAGGTACAAGCACACTAGGAAATTTCAAGAGAAGCTTAGCACATCCTGTCACCTCACTACCAAAAGCCCTCTAGGACTGTTTCACAGACCGTCTGAACAGAGCTCTAATTGTACTTTACCCAGCTCACATGCGTGTCCAAGCTAAATATATTATTTCTTCTGTTACAGTTTGTTCTTCCTTGGCACGGTGCTGGTCATCGCCGCCACGGTTCTGTACGGATACGGGGAAAGAGCGAAGGCAGCTGGGAGTCCACAGAGTGTGTAAAGAGGCCAGGCACCACACAGGAGGAAGTGGAGCACAGCGAGGGTCCGCAGTAGGGAGGAAAGACCAGGTTCCAATAAAGGGTGGAGAAgagatgaaatgaaatgaaacggCATCGGGTTGCACATCAGTGGGACAGGCCGTTTGGGTGAACAAAGAGATGATGGAAAAATGCACTAACAAGAGGAGACAGTTCGCCTCTGCATTGAGGTCCAATTGCCTTTTCAGGAGGATGCTCCGGTAGACCTGAAATGGTCTACAGCTGATCATTCGTATTATGCATCTGATGGCGCACACAACAAACGGCCAAGTCAGAGAGCTGAGCTCTAAAGAGCTCAAACATGTTTACTGGGACGAGGGGACACTGGGGCAGTATGCGAGTGTTCCCAGTAGAATTTTTGTTACAATAGTAGCCTGTGGACTCAATATGAGGATGGATGGATTTGTATGTACAATAGAGTCTACAGCATTTCGAGAGAGAAATTATAATCAATAAAGTTCTGCCTACAATTTTCAAGTGTTAAGCTGAAGCCTCTCCACGGAAGGTTTTAACATTAATTTTAACAAgcttgcaacaacacacgcaaGAATAGGGCAGTACACAATGCCCACCAAATTAATTGAATTTTTCATCAATTGAAACTGACAACATACAGCTGTAGGAGACAATGGAAAGTTAAcaggttttatttatttattagaaGTTTTCAGGTAAAGCATTTTAACCTCATTGCTCTAAGCTTGTGCATTCAGCACAAAGCATACTGAGTCAGTCACAGGTATCTTATGcaaaaaaacatgcatgcaaAGAAAAAATTGTAACAATTTAAACAATATTTTATTTACCTTGGATTCAAGTCAGCTTTTCAGTCATGCCTAAAGA of Alosa sapidissima isolate fAloSap1 chromosome 1, fAloSap1.pri, whole genome shotgun sequence contains these proteins:
- the slc35a3b gene encoding solute carrier family 35 member A3b isoform X1; translated protein: MLKHSCKVVSVCLCACMPMYFSCVPSSCSSDTFDNKSVNTNTQEKTTSISAGTDSKLSPPESSSLPAYESEKMSPSPAVTPPTKLKYISLGVLVLQNTSLVLTMRYSRTLKEDGPRYLASSAVVSAEMLKIVACIFLIFRDHTFSWRALNHVLREEIVNKPKETLKLAIPSGIYTFQNNLLYVALSNLDAATYQVTYQLKILTTALFSMSMLGKRLGIYQWLSLLVLMAGIALVQWPAEAPGTPEQTEASSSSQLVGVLAVLAACCSSGFAGVYFEKILKETTQSVWVRNIQLGLSGLIFGLVVMFVHDGEAVRESSMFRGYNRLTWTVVLLQAFGGLVIATVIKYADNILKSFAAPFSIILSCIISYLWLADFDPTSLFFLGTVLVIAATVLYGYGERAKAAGSPQSV
- the slc35a3b gene encoding solute carrier family 35 member A3b isoform X2; this encodes MEKQGMLRCKLWSSSPNDELSPPESSSLPAYESEKMSPSPAVTPPTKLKYISLGVLVLQNTSLVLTMRYSRTLKEDGPRYLASSAVVSAEMLKIVACIFLIFRDHTFSWRALNHVLREEIVNKPKETLKLAIPSGIYTFQNNLLYVALSNLDAATYQVTYQLKILTTALFSMSMLGKRLGIYQWLSLLVLMAGIALVQWPAEAPGTPEQTEASSSSQLVGVLAVLAACCSSGFAGVYFEKILKETTQSVWVRNIQLGLSGLIFGLVVMFVHDGEAVRESSMFRGYNRLTWTVVLLQAFGGLVIATVIKYADNILKSFAAPFSIILSCIISYLWLADFDPTSLFFLGTVLVIAATVLYGYGERAKAAGSPQSV
- the slc35a3b gene encoding solute carrier family 35 member A3b isoform X3 — translated: MSPSPAVTPPTKLKYISLGVLVLQNTSLVLTMRYSRTLKEDGPRYLASSAVVSAEMLKIVACIFLIFRDHTFSWRALNHVLREEIVNKPKETLKLAIPSGIYTFQNNLLYVALSNLDAATYQVTYQLKILTTALFSMSMLGKRLGIYQWLSLLVLMAGIALVQWPAEAPGTPEQTEASSSSQLVGVLAVLAACCSSGFAGVYFEKILKETTQSVWVRNIQLGLSGLIFGLVVMFVHDGEAVRESSMFRGYNRLTWTVVLLQAFGGLVIATVIKYADNILKSFAAPFSIILSCIISYLWLADFDPTSLFFLGTVLVIAATVLYGYGERAKAAGSPQSV